Genomic window (Verrucomicrobiia bacterium):
GGATCGGCGGCTTCACGGCGGCTGATGAAGACGCGGATTTCGCCGGACGTCTTCGCCTCAGCCGCCCGAATCGCGGTCACGATGGGCTCGTCGTGCAGGTGTTTGATGAATTCCTTGTCCTTCATGTCACCAGCTCCCTCCGGCGCCGCCGCCGCCAAAACTGCCGCCGCCCCCCGAGAACCCGCCTCCGGAAAATCCGCCGCCCGAGAAGCCACCGCCACCACCGGACCACCCTCCGCCGCTGCCCCAACCACCGCTGCTGTAGAAAAAGCCGCGCCGGCGGCGGGGAGACAGGAGTGAGAGAATGATGAAGCCCGCGATGATGAGGAAAAAGAGGAGCTGCGGGTTGAAGCCGTGCGAATGCGCGTCGGCGACCGTCTGGCCGGTGCCCTTGTATTCACCTTTGGTCGCGGCGAGGATGGCGTTCACCCCCGCGGTCAGTCCGCCGGCAAAGTCGCCATTGCGAAAGCGGGGCGTGATTTCGTCGTCGATGATGCGTTTGCACAGCGCATCGGGCAGCGCGCCTTCGAGACCGTAGCCGACCTGCAAATACAGCTTGTGATCCTGGACGAACACGAACAGCACCGCGCCGTTGTCCTGCTTTTGCCGGCCGACTTTCCACGCCTGGGCGACGCGGACCGTGTAATCCTCAATTGAGGAGTCCGACTGCATCCTGGGGTAGATGGCGACCAGAATCTGGC
Coding sequences:
- a CDS encoding TPM domain-containing protein, coding for MKAVQRLFTVLLLALLGGGAFAAEVIPPVPAQYFNDYANVVSPGTRQQLNQTLENFERQTSSQILVAIYPRMQSDSSIEDYTVRVAQAWKVGRQKQDNGAVLFVFVQDHKLYLQVGYGLEGALPDALCKRIIDDEITPRFRNGDFAGGLTAGVNAILAATKGEYKGTGQTVADAHSHGFNPQLLFFLIIAGFIILSLLSPRRRRGFFYSSGGWGSGGGWSGGGGGFSGGGFSGGGFSGGGGSFGGGGAGGSW